In Coffea arabica cultivar ET-39 chromosome 9e, Coffea Arabica ET-39 HiFi, whole genome shotgun sequence, the genomic window gtatatcaaatatttcaaaaaaaaaattatagtaaaaatttttcatatacactgctataataaaatatttcaaaaataccccccAAAAATAGCTAAACCAAACAGAGCCCTTGttatttgagcccaatgggtacccaagtatttcccaagtattcccatcaattaatgggtacaattgggatttgtcccattttaaacccaatatcaaaatccaatacccatcccgcccaaagtccccatgggcatgggtaacccattgggacttgggacaaattgccacctctacctAATATGGAATTCATACTTTGATGTGTGCTCTTTGTATGAGCTTTCCGATTAAGACCCAGAATGCTACCATAAGGCAGtttaatgggaaaaaaaaaatcaaatcattaCTGGGAAATGACCTGGGTAGTCAAGGATTTTACATCAGAGAATTAAATACCATTAAAATGCTAGAGCAACTTTTGATATGTTAGGGAAGTAAAGGAATCTAATTGCTACTACACAAGGATAATAAATTCTCTATCCATAGGTTGAATGCTGGGGTAAAAACTGGTGCTGCAAAGAACATGTATTATCTTCCTTTGTCAAAACTTATCTGCAATTCTTGAAAAAGCATCGCAAATCTTACTGAGAGCAGAACTTAGTATATCAGTGTGGGCCTTCTGCTGCTCTCTGTCTAACTGTGAGTTCATTCTTTGGGTTTCCAGTTGTGCATTTAGTACACGattgtttctttccaaaacCTTGATCAAGTGCTGACTGAGGTTGAAATCTTCACATTTATCCAAGGATAGTCTTCTTCTCTTCACATCCTCCTGAGAGACTCTTCTTGTCCAGAAATGTGGGCCTGGCTGTTTTCCTTTTGCTGGACCTAAGGGTCACAAGCTAGTTAAACAAATGCTAGACAACTGAAAAATTGTCATCATTGATTAACTAGACTAGATATACAAATTCTGACTAATATTACGAGTTCATAGTGACagcatgaattttttgaatatgGAGAAATAAAGCATGTCATCCCTCTTCCGTGTGGTTAATAATAAATGACATAATGGGATGAAGATATCTAGGTTTACCTTGGTTGGAGTATGCCTGATGAAAGTGTTGACAATGCTTCTCTGCTTTAAGAGGCAATTGTTAGCATAACAGTTTCAAGGGAAAAGAACTATTTTCGTGTAAAGACTCACTCAGTGATTGAAAGCAAAACAGAAGATTTACTCGGAGAGATTCAATTTGCAGATCAGATTTTAACTTTATAAGCATGCTCTAGAGAAAGATAAGTCTAACAGTGACATATATAGTTGAATGAGCTAACCAAACCTATACTGTATATCTTTTGAAGGTGtagaataataaataaaaggaagtgGGCGGCAGTTTTGAACAATCAACCAAGTTGGTTGCTTGCTGAAGTCTTGGATGAAAGGATACTTGAGCATGTATCAAACCTGATAGAGGCATTGGAGTAGGGGAATTGCTTCTTGGACTTTCTCTTGCAACTTGTACGTTTGGACCCCTGAAAATTTTCCCCTGAGCGCACTTCTCAAGATGTGAAATTAGAGTTTCTGGTCTGGCATGAGTACCACTATCAAAGACTACCCCCGTTTCTATCCCCCTGTTAACATCCTCTTCGTCCTCATCCTCAGTATCTGCTACACATGTCCCATCAGCCTCTCTTCCATCTACACTCATTC contains:
- the LOC113709050 gene encoding trihelix transcription factor ASR3-like; translation: MAPGPNDRLEKATSSASVLDEEHQAVERTSSENKSTRHPRWTKQETLILIEGKNIAESQGRKGRRSSSIFVTGQHEPKWDSVSSYCRLHGVNRGPVQCRKRWSNLVSDFKKIRTWESQVKEEGESFWMMRNDLRREKKLPGHFDRQVYAVLNGNSYQAVMGMSVDGREADGTCVADTEDEDEEDVNRGIETGVVFDSGTHARPETLISHLEKCAQGKIFRGPNVQVARESPRSNSPTPMPLSGPAKGKQPGPHFWTRRVSQEDVKRRRLSLDKCEDFNLSQHLIKVLERNNRVLNAQLETQRMNSQLDREQQKAHTDILSSALSKICDAFSRIADKF